The following are encoded in a window of Providencia rettgeri genomic DNA:
- the sodA gene encoding superoxide dismutase [Mn], with translation MSYTLPALPYAYDALEPHFDKQTMEIHHTKHHQTYVTNTNTALEKLPELAGLDIDVLIQKLDQVPADQRTFVRNNAGGHSNHSMFWKGLKLNTELKGDLKAAIERDFGSVDAFKELFEKAAATRFGSGWAWLVLKDDGKLAVVSTANQDSPLMGEAISGASGYPIIGLDVWEHAYYLKYQNRRPDYIKAFWSVVNWDEAAARFASKAK, from the coding sequence ATGAGTTATACATTACCTGCTTTACCTTATGCTTATGATGCGTTGGAACCACATTTTGACAAACAAACCATGGAAATCCACCACACTAAGCATCATCAAACCTATGTGACTAACACCAACACGGCGTTAGAAAAATTACCTGAATTAGCGGGTCTTGATATTGACGTTCTAATTCAAAAATTAGACCAAGTTCCTGCTGATCAACGTACTTTTGTGCGTAACAACGCGGGTGGTCACTCAAACCACAGTATGTTCTGGAAAGGTTTGAAATTAAATACTGAATTAAAAGGCGACTTAAAAGCAGCTATCGAGCGTGATTTTGGTAGCGTTGATGCATTCAAAGAGCTGTTTGAAAAAGCCGCAGCAACTCGTTTTGGTTCAGGCTGGGCGTGGCTGGTTCTGAAAGATGACGGCAAATTAGCCGTTGTATCTACTGCTAACCAAGACAGCCCATTAATGGGAGAAGCCATCTCTGGCGCTTCAGGTTACCCAATCATTGGTTTAGATGTGTGGGAACACGCATACTACCTGAAATATCAAAACCGTCGCCCTGATTACATTAAAGCGTTCTGGTCCGTAGTTAACTGGGACGAAGCAGCGGCGCGTTTTGCATCAAAAGCTAAATAA
- the yiiM gene encoding 6-hydroxyaminopurine reductase, producing the protein MSFLPQVFIGKVQATQSCGQSAIYKHPVDGLLMLGQLGLEGDEQAEKRFHGGPDRALCHYPRDHYQFWLNAYPEQDDLFIASAFGENISTVGMTEENVFIGDIYAWGDARIQVTQPRSPCYKLNGLTGVENFAQIMQDNGRCGWLYRVIKTGNVSANSPLTLLSRNSDISVQEAIMIAFHAPYDTQLYKRLLSAAGLSASWSLTMQNRLDNHRIEEFSHRLFGKRG; encoded by the coding sequence ATGTCATTCCTACCTCAAGTCTTTATCGGTAAAGTTCAAGCAACACAATCTTGCGGTCAAAGTGCTATTTATAAACACCCAGTAGATGGTTTATTAATGCTAGGACAACTCGGGTTAGAGGGGGATGAGCAGGCAGAAAAGCGTTTTCACGGTGGCCCTGATAGAGCGCTTTGTCACTACCCTCGTGATCATTATCAATTTTGGTTGAATGCTTATCCTGAGCAAGACGATTTGTTTATTGCATCAGCGTTTGGCGAAAATATATCCACTGTTGGGATGACCGAAGAGAATGTATTTATCGGTGATATTTATGCGTGGGGAGATGCGCGAATTCAGGTAACGCAGCCCCGTTCCCCTTGTTATAAGCTAAATGGGTTGACGGGTGTGGAAAACTTTGCCCAGATTATGCAAGACAACGGTCGTTGTGGATGGCTGTATCGCGTGATTAAAACGGGAAATGTCAGTGCCAATTCACCGCTAACGTTATTGAGCCGTAACAGTGATATATCCGTACAAGAGGCGATAATGATCGCATTTCACGCCCCTTATGATACACAGTTATATAAAAGGCTCCTTAGCGCAGCGGGGTTATCTGCGAGTTGGAGCCTAACCATGCAAAATCGCCTCGATAATCATCGCATTGAAGAGTTCAGCCACCGTTTATTTGGCAAACGGGGTTAA